CGCGGGGAAGAGCCGGCCATTCCCCCACGGAGCCCTGGCGCTCACCGCCACCACCTCCACGTCCTTCGCGATGGTCCGGTTCTGGAAGGCGTCATCCAGGACGATGACCGAGGCGCCCAGCGCCTCCAGCGCGAGCCGCCCCGCCTCGTAGCGGTTCTCGCCCACCACCACGGGCATGCCCGGAAGCCGCTCGGCAAGGAGCACCGGCTCGTCCCCCGCCGCCCGCGGGCCGAGCCGGATCCCCGCGCGGTCGGCCACCACCTGCACCCCGCGGGTGTCGCGGCGGTAGCCGCGGCTCACGACAGCGGGCCGGGCCCCCAGCTCTGCGAGAGTCAGGGCCGCCAGCTCCACCAGGGGGGTCTTCCCGCTCCCGCCCACTGTCAGGTTACCGATGGAGATCACGGGGCATGGCAAGCGTCCGGTGCGGAGAACGCCCAGATCGTAGAGGCGCTCGCGAGCAGCGAGCGCGCAGCGGTAGCCCACGGCGAGCCCGCCCAGCCCCGCAGCCAGGACGGGATGCGTGCCCTCCTCCCAGGCGCGCAGGAGCCAGCTCTCCGGGTCGCTGCGCCTGGCCCGCGCCTCACTCATGACGCGCCGCCGGCACCTGGGCGGAAGGCTTCGGGTACAGGTACCGGGCGATCAGATCGAGGGTCGCCTGCACCGCGCCCTGCCGGCCCACCACCGCCTGGAAGGCCGCCTCCCCCATGCTCTTGGCAAGCCCAGGATCGTCGAGGAGGCTCTGCGCCGCGCGCTCCAGCTCGGCCCCGTCACGCACCACCAGGGCGCCGCCCGCCGTCGTGAGGAGCTCGGCGCTCTCGCGGAAGTTGCCCGTGTGAGGTCCGAAGAGCACCGGCTTCATCCGGAGTGCCGGCTCGAGCATGTTGTGCCCGCCCCTCGGCACCAGGCTTCCACCGACGAAGACCAACTCCGCCACGCGGTAGAGCTGCGCCAGCTCTCCGACGGTGTCGAGCACGATCACTGCCCGGCGTCCCCGCTTCCGCGGCAGCTGGCTCCGGCGAACCGTCACGAGCCCGCGGGACGCCAGGAGACGCTCCACTTCGGGCACGCGCTCTGGGTGGCGGGGCGCCAGCAGCAGGGTCAGCTCCGGGAAGGCCGCCGAGAGCCGCTGGAACGCCTCGGCAACGGTCTCCTCCTCGCCAGGATGCGTGCTGCCGGCGATCCAGACGCGCTCCCCGGGGGCAAGACCCAGGAGTCGCTCCCACAGATCCCGCGCGCCGGGGTCCTCGGGCTCCTGGTCGGCCTTGAGGCTCCCGGTGACCACGACGCGTTCAGGTGGCGCCCCCAGCGCGATGATCCGCCGTGCGTCCTCCTGGGACTGCATGGCGAAGATCGAGATCTGCGCGAGGACCCTGCGCATGACGACGCGCACTCTCCGGTAGCGGCGGAAGGAGCGATCCGAGATCCGCCCGTTGGCGATCATGCCCGGCACCCCGCGACGCCCCAGCGCGCGGAAGAAGTTGGGCCAGAGCTCGGTCTCCATGCCGATGAAGAAGCACGGACGGACGCCCCGGAGCGCGCGGCCCACGGGCCCGGGCAGGTCCAGCGGGAAGTAGCGGTGCGTCGCCAGCGTCGCGAGCCGACCCTCCACGATCCGTGCGCCGGTGGGCGTCACGGTGGTGAGCACCACCGCCAGCTCGGGCCAGCGCCGCCGGATGCCCTCCACCAGCGGAATCGCGGTGACCGACTCGCCCACGGACACCGCATGGATCCAGCAGCGGGGCTCAGGCGGAAGCCCCCGCCCGATACTCCCCAGGCGCTCACCGAGATGGGCCGGGTGGCCGCGGCCCGCGAGGCGTCGGGCCAAGAGCACGGGCGCGTAACCCAGGAGCGCCGCCGACAACGCCACCGAGTAGAGGGCGTGGATCACGCGGCAGCCTCCTCGTCGGCGCGCCAGCTCACCGCGCGAAGGGCGGCCTCGATCTCCTTGCGCGCGGCCTCCTGCGCCTCCCGTCCGCCCCGGCGCGGGACGCGGATGGGTTCCCCGAAGCGCACCACGCACCGGGAGAAGGGACGGGGAATCCGGAACTCGTCCCACGAGGCCAGGCGCCACTCCGACGAGGTCGCCACCGCCAGCGGAACGACGGCGGCGCCGCTCAGCGCCGCCAGCGTCACGATCCCGGGCTTGACGATCTCGGGGGGCCCCTTGGGGCCATCAGGCACGATCACTACGCTCCACCCTTCTTGCAGTGCGCGCACGAGTTCCCGGAGCGCCCCGGCGCCACCGCGGCTCGACGAGCCCCTCGCAGCGCTGAGCCCGAAGCGCGCCAGGAAGCGCGCCAGGATCTCCCCGTCCCGGGAGCGGCTCACGAGCACCCGCAGTCGCCGCCCGTGATAGAGGTGCGGCAGCAGGAGCACCCGCGAATGCCAGACGGCGAAGACCAGCGGATCGCGCCGGTTCCACAGGGGCTCCATGGAGCTCTCCTCG
Above is a window of Candidatus Rokuibacteriota bacterium DNA encoding:
- the lpxK gene encoding tetraacyldisaccharide 4'-kinase, translated to MSEARARRSDPESWLLRAWEEGTHPVLAAGLGGLAVGYRCALAARERLYDLGVLRTGRLPCPVISIGNLTVGGSGKTPLVELAALTLAELGARPAVVSRGYRRDTRGVQVVADRAGIRLGPRAAGDEPVLLAERLPGMPVVVGENRYEAGRLALEALGASVIVLDDAFQNRTIAKDVEVVAVSARAPWGNGRLFPAGPLREPLGALRRAHLVVVTNGGRRMTASGIPRMLERHGCTAPVVGGGYEVVGVRDTGGGERLPPHVVQGRRLLGFAGLASPRSFRETLACLGVALAGFVEFQDHHWYAAEDLSALVRQADVAGAEGLITTEKDWVRLRGLPPPPRPVWVLSVRMVLDPGHAAWHEVLGRALGGSVAAS
- a CDS encoding 3-deoxy-D-manno-octulosonic acid transferase, which gives rise to MIHALYSVALSAALLGYAPVLLARRLAGRGHPAHLGERLGSIGRGLPPEPRCWIHAVSVGESVTAIPLVEGIRRRWPELAVVLTTVTPTGARIVEGRLATLATHRYFPLDLPGPVGRALRGVRPCFFIGMETELWPNFFRALGRRGVPGMIANGRISDRSFRRYRRVRVVMRRVLAQISIFAMQSQEDARRIIALGAPPERVVVTGSLKADQEPEDPGARDLWERLLGLAPGERVWIAGSTHPGEEETVAEAFQRLSAAFPELTLLLAPRHPERVPEVERLLASRGLVTVRRSQLPRKRGRRAVIVLDTVGELAQLYRVAELVFVGGSLVPRGGHNMLEPALRMKPVLFGPHTGNFRESAELLTTAGGALVVRDGAELERAAQSLLDDPGLAKSMGEAAFQAVVGRQGAVQATLDLIARYLYPKPSAQVPAARHE
- a CDS encoding lysophospholipid acyltransferase family protein — encoded protein: MRGPARLMLALGPALGAAAVRLLAQTLTIRREESSMEPLWNRRDPLVFAVWHSRVLLLPHLYHGRRLRVLVSRSRDGEILARFLARFGLSAARGSSSRGGAGALRELVRALQEGWSVVIVPDGPKGPPEIVKPGIVTLAALSGAAVVPLAVATSSEWRLASWDEFRIPRPFSRCVVRFGEPIRVPRRGGREAQEAARKEIEAALRAVSWRADEEAAA